In the genome of Neodiprion pinetum isolate iyNeoPine1 chromosome 2, iyNeoPine1.2, whole genome shotgun sequence, one region contains:
- the wde gene encoding activating transcription factor 7-interacting protein 1 isoform X1 has protein sequence MISPSCPIIMDATSTTSSYNIKERNDHSELLCSNVANCKDGLTENEILEESNQDPEDEDTLSDDSLRLRFSDDEADISDTVSSNKPAALCISSEQMTSQDTTTGLTNSTKKIPLDAAEHSTYNSCESASNIELLKSNQNNEILNEVRNRSENNKKKMWRGGNRKVHSLNNIIQTNKRPFPGHTFQSRHYHNNSSIYRSEFYFNNHNNFGRPSGFRKHGNHWKNSMGKCVPRSFRQVQKKVVKEEVANFELKLSPKLNVNIDLSQPDQSALSNSTEQAPLEVGASDSSTNPPRALSSSNLNSKERLQIPVASNNDTLSIVNDELSKECSHLNLDQASFNGSGGLENPDNNYTNLVNNKNSTNHNCDLRFTSDDWLNEPIAPDNEHMQATENFSSSSSQDSSDFKRTTSSLSLENTESTTSSKSKNAVAMSDKTVTQNNNLDSSDSLKETIKLDIGNKLLEIKSDSDVGADTPGDIQKEVETNNHACETFEQRNEVGDSLKVPKTDEPNATSSKLWAPEKQSTTEQMPEQLEKESIENEELQTTNEVVNSGEKHESDNKDDMNIKEEIKDDTSLSNEQEVAEQASDKLAKEEESSEYKNKQCEISASAKNKRKFSSDNKETELVEHISQKPKTLNSNEKTVRNQLVDSESSDESDDNSVRKSTEKNSLKLQDNLQSEPLLVMKRNLTDSEKENDKLIHKKMKIAPDSNSDISAEQLRSQNTLMSPVEEIHALPAGKSDESPKNLCYVRKFFQRDMKGRLTKLKREELEELIIQKLVETLTMQSEIGKLREQARISERNQEANRIRCQQLTKQINDFDMVLNRNAADRRANNDKPMPPIKINRSVGLQVNFISEQGIQNLRSLSSNNISKSNVPNPVTVNGGNKLAKPENNKTTTVPRRGIKIRSPRRIEVTKNVPIPIQPQISTAMPKAALVLAKPVDTSPKLSAANTSKEQVLPSAISPQPTAAKIKNIVVNGKISNHTNRHSTVPNNQSTVSSDLIDLTEEEDKNKPISGTISGVLPMVATITSSIGPKVPHTRYQRVVQTTLSPNVAITTQAANIRVVQSVSQPTPTALVNNINATKLAYVMQGSLGTGRQLLIAPNPNQVRPVTSTTRGQFSNVPYKAGTSTLANGTVRVLTTAATTVPPSPSNPPPAPLPDTPHYPHKNGWKLPPPPPSLKISKVTQGIVLSWNMVQSDNYADIASYQLYAYQEIPGTVPNSNLWKKVGDVRALPLPMACTLKEFTPGNNYHFAVRAVDRHSRFGQYSVPRNISL, from the exons ATGATATCACCAAGCTGCCCGATAATTATGGACGCGACAAGTACGACATCGTCatataatataaaagaaagaaatgatcACTCAGAGCTTTTGTGTAGCAATGTGGCAAATTGTAAAGATGGATTAACCGAAAACGAAATATTGGAAGAATCAAATCAGGATCCAGAAGACGAAGACACTCTTTCTGATGACAGCTTACGGTTAAGATTCTCAGATGATGAAGCTGACATTAGTGACACTGTTTCATCAAATAAACCAGCTGCACTGTGTATTAGTTCTGAACAAATGACTTCTCAGGATACAACTACGG GCTTGACCAATTCaaccaaaaaaattccacTTGATGCAGCAGAACACTCAACATATAACTCATGCGAATCTGCCTCTAATATAGAACTTCTGAAGTCAAaccaaaataatgaaattttaaatgaagTACGTAACagaagtgaaaataataagaaaaaaatgtggcGTGGCGGAAACCGAAAAGTGCATTCTCTGAATAATATCATTCAGACAAATAAACGCCCCTTTCCAGGTCATACTTTTCAATCACGGCACTATCACAATAATTCAAGTATCTATAGGAGTGAATTTTACTTCAATAATCATAACAATTTTGGAAGGCCGTCAGGATTTCGAAAACATGGAAACCATTGGAAAAACTCTATGGGAAAGTGTGTCCCTCGTAGTTTTCGGcaggtacaaaaaaaagtagtcAAAGAAGAGGTTGCCAATTTTGAACTGAAGTTAAGCCCGAAATTGAATGTAAACATTGACCTTTCTCAACCAGATCAGTCTGCCCTTTCTAATTCTACGGAACAAGCACCTCTTGAAGTTGGTGCTAGCGACAGTAGCACAAATCCACCCAGAGCTCTCTCGTCCTCTAATTTAAATTCCAAAGAAAGATTACAAATTCCTGTTGCCAGTAACAATGATACATTGTCCATTGTTAATGATGAATTATCCAAGGAATGCAGTCACCTAAATCTTGATCAAGCTTCATTTAATGGTAGTGGAGGTCTAGAAAATCCTGACAATAATTACACCAATTTggtaaacaataaaaattcaaccaaCCACAACTGCGATTTAAGATTTACTTCTGACGACTGGTTGAATGAACCTATTGCTCCTGACAATGAACACATGCAGGCTACAGAGAATTTCTCATCATCGTCAAGCCAGGATAGTTCTGATTTTAAACGTACTACATCATCATTGTCCCTTGAGAATACTGAGTCCACAACTTCTTCGAAGTCGAAGAATGCTGTTGCTATGAGTGATAAGACTGTGACCCAAAATAACAATCTTGATTCTTCTGATTCATTAAAAGAGACAATTAAACTGGACATAGGTAACAAACTGCTTGAAATCAAATCAGATAGTGATGTCGGAGCAGATACACCAGGTGATATTCAAAAAGAAGTTGAGACCAACAACCATGCATGTGAAACATTCGAACAAAGAAATGAAGTTGGTGATTCTTTGAAGGTGCCTAAAACTGATGAGCCCAATGCAACCTCTAGCAAATTATGGGCCCCAGAGAAACAGTCAACCACAGAGCAAATGCCAGAACAGCTAGAGAAAGAAAGTATCGAAAATGAGGAGCTACAAACAACAAATGAAGTGGTTAACAGTGGTGAAAAACATGAATCAGATAATAAGGATGACATGAATATTaaagaggaaataaaagaCGATACTTCGTTGTCTAATGAACAGGAAGTGGCTGAGCAAGCCTCAGATAAACTTGCGAAAGAAGAGGAAAGTAGTGAATATAAGAACAAGCAATGTGAAATTAGTGCTTCAgctaaaaataaaaggaaattCAGTTCAGACAACAAAGAAACTGAGTTAGTTGAACATATTTCACAGAAACCAAAAACATTAAATAGCAATGAAAAAACAGTTAGGAATCAATTGGTGGATAGTGAATCTAGTGATGAATCAGATGATAATTCTGTACGAAAGTCAACCGAAAAAAACTCATTAAAACTTCAAGATAATCTACAGTCAGAACCATTGCTGGTTATGAAACGTAATTTGACAGACAGTGAAAAGgaaaacgataaattgattcataaaaaaatgaaaattgctcCAGATTCAAATTCAGATATTTCTGCGGAGCAACTCAGAAGTCAAAATACATTGATGTCGCCCGTTGAAGAAATACATGCTTTGCCTGCAGGAAAAAGTGATGAATCACCGAAAAATCTTTGttatgtaagaaaatttttccaaagaGATATGAAGGGCAGGTTGACAAAATTGAAACGTgag GAATTGGAAGAActtataatacaaaaattggtAGAAACTCTAACAATGCAAagtgaaattggaaaattacGAGAACAAGCGCGCATATCAGAACGCAATCAAGAAGCCAATCGTATCCGCTGTCAACAGTTGACAAAGCAAATAAATGATTTTGACATGGTCCTCAATCGCAATGCTGCTGACCGTCGGGCTAACAATGACAAGCCTATGCCACCCATAAAAATCAATAGATCTGTTGGACTGCAAGTGAATTTCATATCG GAACAAGGTATCCAGAATTTGAGGTCTTTATCTTCTAATAATATTTCGAAGAGCAATGTGCCAAATCCTGTTACTGTGAACGGAGGTAATAAACTGGCTAAGCCTGAAAATAACAAGACTACAACAGTCCCACGACGTGGTATTAAAATACGATCCCCTCGAAGAATAGAAGTCACCAAAAATGTTCCAATACCAATTCAACCTCAAATATCCACAGCTATGCCAAAAGCGGCCCTTGTTCTGGCCAAACCAGTGGACACGTCGCCCAAGTTATCAGCTGCTAACACCAGCAAAGAACAGGTTTTGCCAAGTGCAATTTCTCCTCAACCAACTGCCGCTAAA ataaaaaatattgtagtaAATGGAAAGATTTCAAATCACACAAACCGGCATTCAACAGTCCCGAACAATCAGAGTACTGTCTCTAGTGATTTGATTGATCTCACAGAAGAAGAGGACAAGAATAAAC CAATTAGTGGTACTATATCAGGTGTACTACCAATGGTTGCAACAATTACATCTTCCATTGGACCGAAGGTTCCCCATACCAGATATCAAAGGGTTGTACAAACCACATTATCTCCGAACGTTGCGATCACCACACAGGCTGCCAATATTAGAGTAGTACAGTCTGTTAGTCAACCAACGCCGACGGCTCTTGTT AATAACATAAATGCAACAAAATTGGCATATGTAATGCAAGGAAGTTTGGGAACTGGAAGACAGTTACTGATAGCACCAAATCCAAACCAG GTACGGCCAGTAACATCCACCACACGGGGCCAGTTTTCAAATGTACCCTACAAGGCTG GGACATCAACATTGGCCAATGGTACCGTCAGAGTACTAACTACAGCAGCTACGACGGTTCCACCTTCACCTTCAAAT CCACCACCAGCACCCTTGCCAGATACGCCACACTATCCACACAAAAATGGATGGAAACTACCTCCTCCACCTCCGTCCCTCAAAATATCAAAAGTTACACAAG GTATTGTCTTATCGTGGAATATGGTGCAGTCAGATAACTATGCAGATATTGCTAGTTATCAACT
- the wde gene encoding activating transcription factor 7-interacting protein 1 isoform X3: MTSQDTTTGLTNSTKKIPLDAAEHSTYNSCESASNIELLKSNQNNEILNEVRNRSENNKKKMWRGGNRKVHSLNNIIQTNKRPFPGHTFQSRHYHNNSSIYRSEFYFNNHNNFGRPSGFRKHGNHWKNSMGKCVPRSFRQVQKKVVKEEVANFELKLSPKLNVNIDLSQPDQSALSNSTEQAPLEVGASDSSTNPPRALSSSNLNSKERLQIPVASNNDTLSIVNDELSKECSHLNLDQASFNGSGGLENPDNNYTNLVNNKNSTNHNCDLRFTSDDWLNEPIAPDNEHMQATENFSSSSSQDSSDFKRTTSSLSLENTESTTSSKSKNAVAMSDKTVTQNNNLDSSDSLKETIKLDIGNKLLEIKSDSDVGADTPGDIQKEVETNNHACETFEQRNEVGDSLKVPKTDEPNATSSKLWAPEKQSTTEQMPEQLEKESIENEELQTTNEVVNSGEKHESDNKDDMNIKEEIKDDTSLSNEQEVAEQASDKLAKEEESSEYKNKQCEISASAKNKRKFSSDNKETELVEHISQKPKTLNSNEKTVRNQLVDSESSDESDDNSVRKSTEKNSLKLQDNLQSEPLLVMKRNLTDSEKENDKLIHKKMKIAPDSNSDISAEQLRSQNTLMSPVEEIHALPAGKSDESPKNLCYVRKFFQRDMKGRLTKLKREELEELIIQKLVETLTMQSEIGKLREQARISERNQEANRIRCQQLTKQINDFDMVLNRNAADRRANNDKPMPPIKINRSVGLQVNFISEQGIQNLRSLSSNNISKSNVPNPVTVNGGNKLAKPENNKTTTVPRRGIKIRSPRRIEVTKNVPIPIQPQISTAMPKAALVLAKPVDTSPKLSAANTSKEQVLPSAISPQPTAAKIKNIVVNGKISNHTNRHSTVPNNQSTVSSDLIDLTEEEDKNKPISGTISGVLPMVATITSSIGPKVPHTRYQRVVQTTLSPNVAITTQAANIRVVQSVSQPTPTALVNNINATKLAYVMQGSLGTGRQLLIAPNPNQVRPVTSTTRGQFSNVPYKAGTSTLANGTVRVLTTAATTVPPSPSNPPPAPLPDTPHYPHKNGWKLPPPPPSLKISKVTQGIVLSWNMVQSDNYADIASYQLYAYQEIPGTVPNSNLWKKVGDVRALPLPMACTLKEFTPGNNYHFAVRAVDRHSRFGQYSVPRNISL; the protein is encoded by the exons ATGACTTCTCAGGATACAACTACGG GCTTGACCAATTCaaccaaaaaaattccacTTGATGCAGCAGAACACTCAACATATAACTCATGCGAATCTGCCTCTAATATAGAACTTCTGAAGTCAAaccaaaataatgaaattttaaatgaagTACGTAACagaagtgaaaataataagaaaaaaatgtggcGTGGCGGAAACCGAAAAGTGCATTCTCTGAATAATATCATTCAGACAAATAAACGCCCCTTTCCAGGTCATACTTTTCAATCACGGCACTATCACAATAATTCAAGTATCTATAGGAGTGAATTTTACTTCAATAATCATAACAATTTTGGAAGGCCGTCAGGATTTCGAAAACATGGAAACCATTGGAAAAACTCTATGGGAAAGTGTGTCCCTCGTAGTTTTCGGcaggtacaaaaaaaagtagtcAAAGAAGAGGTTGCCAATTTTGAACTGAAGTTAAGCCCGAAATTGAATGTAAACATTGACCTTTCTCAACCAGATCAGTCTGCCCTTTCTAATTCTACGGAACAAGCACCTCTTGAAGTTGGTGCTAGCGACAGTAGCACAAATCCACCCAGAGCTCTCTCGTCCTCTAATTTAAATTCCAAAGAAAGATTACAAATTCCTGTTGCCAGTAACAATGATACATTGTCCATTGTTAATGATGAATTATCCAAGGAATGCAGTCACCTAAATCTTGATCAAGCTTCATTTAATGGTAGTGGAGGTCTAGAAAATCCTGACAATAATTACACCAATTTggtaaacaataaaaattcaaccaaCCACAACTGCGATTTAAGATTTACTTCTGACGACTGGTTGAATGAACCTATTGCTCCTGACAATGAACACATGCAGGCTACAGAGAATTTCTCATCATCGTCAAGCCAGGATAGTTCTGATTTTAAACGTACTACATCATCATTGTCCCTTGAGAATACTGAGTCCACAACTTCTTCGAAGTCGAAGAATGCTGTTGCTATGAGTGATAAGACTGTGACCCAAAATAACAATCTTGATTCTTCTGATTCATTAAAAGAGACAATTAAACTGGACATAGGTAACAAACTGCTTGAAATCAAATCAGATAGTGATGTCGGAGCAGATACACCAGGTGATATTCAAAAAGAAGTTGAGACCAACAACCATGCATGTGAAACATTCGAACAAAGAAATGAAGTTGGTGATTCTTTGAAGGTGCCTAAAACTGATGAGCCCAATGCAACCTCTAGCAAATTATGGGCCCCAGAGAAACAGTCAACCACAGAGCAAATGCCAGAACAGCTAGAGAAAGAAAGTATCGAAAATGAGGAGCTACAAACAACAAATGAAGTGGTTAACAGTGGTGAAAAACATGAATCAGATAATAAGGATGACATGAATATTaaagaggaaataaaagaCGATACTTCGTTGTCTAATGAACAGGAAGTGGCTGAGCAAGCCTCAGATAAACTTGCGAAAGAAGAGGAAAGTAGTGAATATAAGAACAAGCAATGTGAAATTAGTGCTTCAgctaaaaataaaaggaaattCAGTTCAGACAACAAAGAAACTGAGTTAGTTGAACATATTTCACAGAAACCAAAAACATTAAATAGCAATGAAAAAACAGTTAGGAATCAATTGGTGGATAGTGAATCTAGTGATGAATCAGATGATAATTCTGTACGAAAGTCAACCGAAAAAAACTCATTAAAACTTCAAGATAATCTACAGTCAGAACCATTGCTGGTTATGAAACGTAATTTGACAGACAGTGAAAAGgaaaacgataaattgattcataaaaaaatgaaaattgctcCAGATTCAAATTCAGATATTTCTGCGGAGCAACTCAGAAGTCAAAATACATTGATGTCGCCCGTTGAAGAAATACATGCTTTGCCTGCAGGAAAAAGTGATGAATCACCGAAAAATCTTTGttatgtaagaaaatttttccaaagaGATATGAAGGGCAGGTTGACAAAATTGAAACGTgag GAATTGGAAGAActtataatacaaaaattggtAGAAACTCTAACAATGCAAagtgaaattggaaaattacGAGAACAAGCGCGCATATCAGAACGCAATCAAGAAGCCAATCGTATCCGCTGTCAACAGTTGACAAAGCAAATAAATGATTTTGACATGGTCCTCAATCGCAATGCTGCTGACCGTCGGGCTAACAATGACAAGCCTATGCCACCCATAAAAATCAATAGATCTGTTGGACTGCAAGTGAATTTCATATCG GAACAAGGTATCCAGAATTTGAGGTCTTTATCTTCTAATAATATTTCGAAGAGCAATGTGCCAAATCCTGTTACTGTGAACGGAGGTAATAAACTGGCTAAGCCTGAAAATAACAAGACTACAACAGTCCCACGACGTGGTATTAAAATACGATCCCCTCGAAGAATAGAAGTCACCAAAAATGTTCCAATACCAATTCAACCTCAAATATCCACAGCTATGCCAAAAGCGGCCCTTGTTCTGGCCAAACCAGTGGACACGTCGCCCAAGTTATCAGCTGCTAACACCAGCAAAGAACAGGTTTTGCCAAGTGCAATTTCTCCTCAACCAACTGCCGCTAAA ataaaaaatattgtagtaAATGGAAAGATTTCAAATCACACAAACCGGCATTCAACAGTCCCGAACAATCAGAGTACTGTCTCTAGTGATTTGATTGATCTCACAGAAGAAGAGGACAAGAATAAAC CAATTAGTGGTACTATATCAGGTGTACTACCAATGGTTGCAACAATTACATCTTCCATTGGACCGAAGGTTCCCCATACCAGATATCAAAGGGTTGTACAAACCACATTATCTCCGAACGTTGCGATCACCACACAGGCTGCCAATATTAGAGTAGTACAGTCTGTTAGTCAACCAACGCCGACGGCTCTTGTT AATAACATAAATGCAACAAAATTGGCATATGTAATGCAAGGAAGTTTGGGAACTGGAAGACAGTTACTGATAGCACCAAATCCAAACCAG GTACGGCCAGTAACATCCACCACACGGGGCCAGTTTTCAAATGTACCCTACAAGGCTG GGACATCAACATTGGCCAATGGTACCGTCAGAGTACTAACTACAGCAGCTACGACGGTTCCACCTTCACCTTCAAAT CCACCACCAGCACCCTTGCCAGATACGCCACACTATCCACACAAAAATGGATGGAAACTACCTCCTCCACCTCCGTCCCTCAAAATATCAAAAGTTACACAAG GTATTGTCTTATCGTGGAATATGGTGCAGTCAGATAACTATGCAGATATTGCTAGTTATCAACT
- the wde gene encoding activating transcription factor 7-interacting protein 1 isoform X4 has protein sequence MWRGGNRKVHSLNNIIQTNKRPFPGHTFQSRHYHNNSSIYRSEFYFNNHNNFGRPSGFRKHGNHWKNSMGKCVPRSFRQVQKKVVKEEVANFELKLSPKLNVNIDLSQPDQSALSNSTEQAPLEVGASDSSTNPPRALSSSNLNSKERLQIPVASNNDTLSIVNDELSKECSHLNLDQASFNGSGGLENPDNNYTNLVNNKNSTNHNCDLRFTSDDWLNEPIAPDNEHMQATENFSSSSSQDSSDFKRTTSSLSLENTESTTSSKSKNAVAMSDKTVTQNNNLDSSDSLKETIKLDIGNKLLEIKSDSDVGADTPGDIQKEVETNNHACETFEQRNEVGDSLKVPKTDEPNATSSKLWAPEKQSTTEQMPEQLEKESIENEELQTTNEVVNSGEKHESDNKDDMNIKEEIKDDTSLSNEQEVAEQASDKLAKEEESSEYKNKQCEISASAKNKRKFSSDNKETELVEHISQKPKTLNSNEKTVRNQLVDSESSDESDDNSVRKSTEKNSLKLQDNLQSEPLLVMKRNLTDSEKENDKLIHKKMKIAPDSNSDISAEQLRSQNTLMSPVEEIHALPAGKSDESPKNLCYVRKFFQRDMKGRLTKLKREELEELIIQKLVETLTMQSEIGKLREQARISERNQEANRIRCQQLTKQINDFDMVLNRNAADRRANNDKPMPPIKINRSVGLQVNFISEQGIQNLRSLSSNNISKSNVPNPVTVNGGNKLAKPENNKTTTVPRRGIKIRSPRRIEVTKNVPIPIQPQISTAMPKAALVLAKPVDTSPKLSAANTSKEQVLPSAISPQPTAAKIKNIVVNGKISNHTNRHSTVPNNQSTVSSDLIDLTEEEDKNKPISGTISGVLPMVATITSSIGPKVPHTRYQRVVQTTLSPNVAITTQAANIRVVQSVSQPTPTALVNNINATKLAYVMQGSLGTGRQLLIAPNPNQVRPVTSTTRGQFSNVPYKAGTSTLANGTVRVLTTAATTVPPSPSNPPPAPLPDTPHYPHKNGWKLPPPPPSLKISKVTQGIVLSWNMVQSDNYADIASYQLYAYQEIPGTVPNSNLWKKVGDVRALPLPMACTLKEFTPGNNYHFAVRAVDRHSRFGQYSVPRNISL, from the exons atgtggcGTGGCGGAAACCGAAAAGTGCATTCTCTGAATAATATCATTCAGACAAATAAACGCCCCTTTCCAGGTCATACTTTTCAATCACGGCACTATCACAATAATTCAAGTATCTATAGGAGTGAATTTTACTTCAATAATCATAACAATTTTGGAAGGCCGTCAGGATTTCGAAAACATGGAAACCATTGGAAAAACTCTATGGGAAAGTGTGTCCCTCGTAGTTTTCGGcaggtacaaaaaaaagtagtcAAAGAAGAGGTTGCCAATTTTGAACTGAAGTTAAGCCCGAAATTGAATGTAAACATTGACCTTTCTCAACCAGATCAGTCTGCCCTTTCTAATTCTACGGAACAAGCACCTCTTGAAGTTGGTGCTAGCGACAGTAGCACAAATCCACCCAGAGCTCTCTCGTCCTCTAATTTAAATTCCAAAGAAAGATTACAAATTCCTGTTGCCAGTAACAATGATACATTGTCCATTGTTAATGATGAATTATCCAAGGAATGCAGTCACCTAAATCTTGATCAAGCTTCATTTAATGGTAGTGGAGGTCTAGAAAATCCTGACAATAATTACACCAATTTggtaaacaataaaaattcaaccaaCCACAACTGCGATTTAAGATTTACTTCTGACGACTGGTTGAATGAACCTATTGCTCCTGACAATGAACACATGCAGGCTACAGAGAATTTCTCATCATCGTCAAGCCAGGATAGTTCTGATTTTAAACGTACTACATCATCATTGTCCCTTGAGAATACTGAGTCCACAACTTCTTCGAAGTCGAAGAATGCTGTTGCTATGAGTGATAAGACTGTGACCCAAAATAACAATCTTGATTCTTCTGATTCATTAAAAGAGACAATTAAACTGGACATAGGTAACAAACTGCTTGAAATCAAATCAGATAGTGATGTCGGAGCAGATACACCAGGTGATATTCAAAAAGAAGTTGAGACCAACAACCATGCATGTGAAACATTCGAACAAAGAAATGAAGTTGGTGATTCTTTGAAGGTGCCTAAAACTGATGAGCCCAATGCAACCTCTAGCAAATTATGGGCCCCAGAGAAACAGTCAACCACAGAGCAAATGCCAGAACAGCTAGAGAAAGAAAGTATCGAAAATGAGGAGCTACAAACAACAAATGAAGTGGTTAACAGTGGTGAAAAACATGAATCAGATAATAAGGATGACATGAATATTaaagaggaaataaaagaCGATACTTCGTTGTCTAATGAACAGGAAGTGGCTGAGCAAGCCTCAGATAAACTTGCGAAAGAAGAGGAAAGTAGTGAATATAAGAACAAGCAATGTGAAATTAGTGCTTCAgctaaaaataaaaggaaattCAGTTCAGACAACAAAGAAACTGAGTTAGTTGAACATATTTCACAGAAACCAAAAACATTAAATAGCAATGAAAAAACAGTTAGGAATCAATTGGTGGATAGTGAATCTAGTGATGAATCAGATGATAATTCTGTACGAAAGTCAACCGAAAAAAACTCATTAAAACTTCAAGATAATCTACAGTCAGAACCATTGCTGGTTATGAAACGTAATTTGACAGACAGTGAAAAGgaaaacgataaattgattcataaaaaaatgaaaattgctcCAGATTCAAATTCAGATATTTCTGCGGAGCAACTCAGAAGTCAAAATACATTGATGTCGCCCGTTGAAGAAATACATGCTTTGCCTGCAGGAAAAAGTGATGAATCACCGAAAAATCTTTGttatgtaagaaaatttttccaaagaGATATGAAGGGCAGGTTGACAAAATTGAAACGTgag GAATTGGAAGAActtataatacaaaaattggtAGAAACTCTAACAATGCAAagtgaaattggaaaattacGAGAACAAGCGCGCATATCAGAACGCAATCAAGAAGCCAATCGTATCCGCTGTCAACAGTTGACAAAGCAAATAAATGATTTTGACATGGTCCTCAATCGCAATGCTGCTGACCGTCGGGCTAACAATGACAAGCCTATGCCACCCATAAAAATCAATAGATCTGTTGGACTGCAAGTGAATTTCATATCG GAACAAGGTATCCAGAATTTGAGGTCTTTATCTTCTAATAATATTTCGAAGAGCAATGTGCCAAATCCTGTTACTGTGAACGGAGGTAATAAACTGGCTAAGCCTGAAAATAACAAGACTACAACAGTCCCACGACGTGGTATTAAAATACGATCCCCTCGAAGAATAGAAGTCACCAAAAATGTTCCAATACCAATTCAACCTCAAATATCCACAGCTATGCCAAAAGCGGCCCTTGTTCTGGCCAAACCAGTGGACACGTCGCCCAAGTTATCAGCTGCTAACACCAGCAAAGAACAGGTTTTGCCAAGTGCAATTTCTCCTCAACCAACTGCCGCTAAA ataaaaaatattgtagtaAATGGAAAGATTTCAAATCACACAAACCGGCATTCAACAGTCCCGAACAATCAGAGTACTGTCTCTAGTGATTTGATTGATCTCACAGAAGAAGAGGACAAGAATAAAC CAATTAGTGGTACTATATCAGGTGTACTACCAATGGTTGCAACAATTACATCTTCCATTGGACCGAAGGTTCCCCATACCAGATATCAAAGGGTTGTACAAACCACATTATCTCCGAACGTTGCGATCACCACACAGGCTGCCAATATTAGAGTAGTACAGTCTGTTAGTCAACCAACGCCGACGGCTCTTGTT AATAACATAAATGCAACAAAATTGGCATATGTAATGCAAGGAAGTTTGGGAACTGGAAGACAGTTACTGATAGCACCAAATCCAAACCAG GTACGGCCAGTAACATCCACCACACGGGGCCAGTTTTCAAATGTACCCTACAAGGCTG GGACATCAACATTGGCCAATGGTACCGTCAGAGTACTAACTACAGCAGCTACGACGGTTCCACCTTCACCTTCAAAT CCACCACCAGCACCCTTGCCAGATACGCCACACTATCCACACAAAAATGGATGGAAACTACCTCCTCCACCTCCGTCCCTCAAAATATCAAAAGTTACACAAG GTATTGTCTTATCGTGGAATATGGTGCAGTCAGATAACTATGCAGATATTGCTAGTTATCAACT